GTTCCATCGCAGTGATGGTGCACTTGAAGTTGGAGTTGTGGATGTCCCAGAAGTTCTACTAGCTGCCCCTGAAATAAGTTCCAtttggatgaaataaaaatttatatttgaagTGAAGATGTCTACAAGGAAGAGTTCTACTAGCTGCCCCTGAAATAAGTTCCAtttggatgaaataaaaatttacatTTGAAGTGAAGATGTCTACAAGGAAGAGGAGCTTTTTTATTCATTCAGAAATCAGAAAGAAATTCATACCAGAGTTACGTTGTCTTGGCTGGTTGTTAGAAGTTGATGATGACGACGATGATGAAGAAGATTGTGGAGCTGATGATCTTGCTGGTTGAGACGAACTGCTGCTAGTCATTGGTTCAACGACAAGACCAGGATCCTGGACGGATAGATGCACAATCAACAATGTGAACCGCAGAAGAAATATCccaagataaaaataataatcatcaaCTGATTATTTAGATCATCTTAAATTCTACCATCAGTTAGAGCCAAGCTTAAGAGCTCATCAGAAAGGGCGGACTAGTCGTTAAAGCAAAATTTAAATTGGAATTCACACCATTTTACTGCATGTTAAATATTTATCAGTGTACAGTCCATAATACTAGAAGATCAGAACTGTTACACCAGTATATAACAGAATAGTTTTGTCCATCCCTGTTGAAACAGGaggatgatgattttataagCTCTGGTACAACAAAACAATATCCAACAATTATCTAAACAATAGGAACTTATACAATTATTCAAAATAACCACATCATAGAAGCTAAAGAATAGGTGACAAGGTGCAGAAGCACAAAGTAGGAGGATCATCTAATAAAGTAAAGATGAATTTCTCTACCCAATATCGTCAAGCCTAAATTTGTCCAACACTGTATTTTTGATCAATGTAGTAATATAATAACAAGCTAAGGAATAGGATGACAAAGTGACCTGCATGAATTTCAAGAGATAAAGTGACTAGTATAAGGAAAAGGCCAATGAAACCCCAAAGTTAACACTACACTCAACTCCACAATGGCAAAAGAGGATAATTTACTGAATTCATATAGACAATATCAGCTCAGACTATAAAATCCCCCAACACTGCATCCAGATTTCCCCGGAAATTAAGCCTTCCGAATAAACAGATGGATATTAGATCCATTATAACATAAATCCCGCTATTGATAAAAATGCGAAATCCGAGGATCCCGGAGCAGTTAGGGGAAGAAAATACTGTAACAGATATAGTGTTTATAcacatgaaaggaaaattcatcAACTAAGCACCAAATCTAAAACCAATTGCAGTCCTCTATGTAAATCATCTACATATGTTCTGTTTTATTCGGCCCATAAACATATGCAGGAAAGGCATGAGGAGTTATTAATAAGAATAAGAGGGAATACTGACAATGAAACGATGGTAGAACTTGCGCTTGAAATGGTCGATAACGTCGGAGCGGGAGGCCATGTGGGGAGGAATGAGAATGTTGGACCAGTAATCTGCCCATCTTGGATCATTCTCATAGTCATACGCCGCCGCCGCTATCTTCTTCAACTTCTGTGGATCCTCTCCTTCTTCTCCCATCTCTCTCTCTGCTAAATCAATGGAGTTGGAAGTCGTCGTTTCTTCTACAATTCTTCACAGTCGTTTAGTCGTGGAGTACCTAGAGATTTCCTCATGTTTCCTTTTCACACGTCTAATTTTTCCATCAATATTGCTtactttcaaaaaaataattttaaaaaaaattaagagtaaaaaccaataaataaattctctctatatttagaaaattgacagatattttggaaaaaatattttagtaatattGACAACTAATATGGGACGAAGAgatcaagaaaaaatattattatttgaaaTATTCTTTCTTGAAAATGTCATGTTCTTTTCTATTGCATAATTTTCTGGAACACAAGTGaatgaacaacaacaataacatatacagtgaaattccacaagtaAAATCTGAAGACGGTCGGATGAAgtgttaattaattaagatgtttaaaagaaatatgaaaaatagcTAGGAAAATATTCACATcattaatattaaatatatttcttaataaaagtataataatttaaaaaagaattatatattgaatttactagGATACAttcattaaattaataaattcatAATATGTGTCTTTTATATAAAAACTTATGACTTTTATGGGGAAAAAAATGTATGACTATTATGATTGATTAATATATAGTTttacattaattttttatttattcatgataAATTAAACATTATTAAATGCATAAATTTAGTCAGAAGAAgtttctttttatattataaaCTAGTTTAAAAAAATCCGCACTTCGCACGccaatcatttatttttataaatccGATTTTGAAGGAAGAGTTTTCTAATATCAAAGTAAATGAATTATATAAGAAAATGCAAATAAAACACTACAAAATACATATTAATTGTCAAGATTATTAATCTCTATAGTtctaataatagaaaaaaatagtttgcCTGCTTAATTAAACATTTTCTTCACATATAGCAActaaccaaaaaaaattgacattaaAGTTAACTCGACTCCAGGTATAACTCTTAATGAGCATCTAGTTATagataaatttttttgaataaaacatatttttttgatataattcCAAACAAATAAGCAATTACCATCGTTACAACAACCTATTGCATATTTTTTTCATCgtatttcttcttctccttctcttcgTTCCCTCCCTTCAAGCTTGTTGAAATACCATTGAATCTGATGTATAActagaaaaaataaacataaaaaatatataataaaaaaattgaataaaccCAAATAGAAAGGCCATTGCAATATACCTTTTGATAATACCAGTGATATCGAGGAATTGTTATATTCAGGTTTTGATGCATTAACAAACCATGGAACCCGGTAGAAGGATCTGGTCCCATGAACAAGGTGAGTCACAGACAGTCTAGAGACCGACTGTAAAGCTGCCAAAGCTGTTGCGGTTGGTGGCACTGCAGCAGAGGCGCTACAATAGCAAAGACCTTGACCAATGGCATGGCTCCAAGGTTTTTTGTCTCTCTTATGAAGAGAACATTATGACAAAAAACACCAAGCATTTACAGATCAAGCATATACACAAAACAAAAGCCATCTTCAAAGAAGAACATTGCTCATACTCAACAGGAACCTGATTCAGTATTGTAGCATCTTCATTTGGGTTTTGAGTTTTGTATCTTTTGTGCTACATATTGTAAGATCAGTTCCTATGCTATAAAGGAACATTGATCAATTTGTTTGTCATTTTGACTTCATTGCTAGAGTTAGCTTTGAAGTGGTTAGAAAAGTCTACATTAACCTAGGGGTGGTTGTGTAGTGGGCAATATTTGTATTGCTTAGTTTCTGAGTCATTGCTAGAGTTAGCCTTGATTGGAATGTTCAAAGTCTACGTCAGCTAAGAGTTAGTTGAGGTAGTGAGCAATAGAAATATTGCTTAGGCTCAAAGTCTTGTTATAGAGTTGTTGCAAGTCAAGGGGTGGAGAGGGTTAGTATCTAGTTACAATAGGTTATAATAAATAACTTTGTTCTTGTACCTTAGTGAAAGTTAGTTGCTTGCTAAACCCTATGGGACATGTCGTAGTttttctcccttgagcaagaaggtttccacgtaaaaatcTTGTGTGCCCTTTAGGTGCATTATTTGTCCTTACATTGTTTTCTATTCAGGGGGATCTGATCCCTGAGTGACAGTGGATGCATCCATTCTAACAGGAATAACCCTCTCAATCAGGGAAGAAAAAGTTAACAAATAATATGTGAATTCCTTTCAAATTTCTTCGATCATATTTAAATGTTATCCACAAATATATTAGctattataaataatattaatacttATTGGCGATTGTTTGTAAATATAATGATATTCATAATTGAGGTTTTTGTTCAGTTTTTTCAATCGTTTGTTCTTATTTAAATGTTAAtcgtaaaaaataaattatatttttaattaattttacttACAACTATAATGTGTTTATTTATTTGGATATTTACATACTTCAAGACTACTACCCCATCCCCCAAAAGAGCAAAATTAAGACAAATTAATACAGTTCTCAATATTGTAAAATAAGTTTGCTTGAATGATCATGCACATTTCTCTGAAGTTCAAAAAAATGGTTCTCAAATGCATATTCGATTACTGATTTTGTCATGGTGTTGTACCAACAtagatattttcttcttatgaTATGAATCACATTTCCCtcaacaatttatttatttccaaAGTAGTCTAGCATTAAAGAATCAAATCCGGCAAATAAATCTCCCAATCGATCTTCACAAAACTCATACTCAAAAGCAAAACTTTGCAGTTTTTTCTTGAGTTGAACTCTGAAAACACGTTTggacataaaattttgaaattcaactttGAATTCCAGAATAATCATGAATTtagtaaacaaaaaaaaatgtgttttcacttttttcactctccaaaaataaaaaaacaactaCAATTTATATTTATGGCCAAATATAACTCGATCAATTttacaaatattattttgtactttgaaaatatatttttttaatttcacaATAAAATATGGCCAAATACCCACTTAGTATGCAATTTTCGTATAACAAAAGCCAAAAGATGAACCCACTCTTCTAGCAATTGTCTTTTTTCTTTATGCGATATCCATTAGGCGGGAAAGCAAAaaatcaaagtacaaaagtcAATCTGATGGGGGAAAAGGGAAATGGGTGAAGAGGgtagaataataataaatgcCTACTCTACTTAATTAAGTATACAAATTATAAATTACGGTTAATAAAAACTTATAAAGGGCAAAGTTAGTTATGCAAAGATACAAAACATGCATCAacttaaaatttatgtaatcCCTCTCAAAGTTTTATTTGTGGTTAATCTTTTTAAGCTTTTCTAATTCAATTCAAACAAAAGCACCGACATAGTTCTGGCAAGATAATTAcaaaattttgtttttgaaaGAATAAGAAACATAATATTCCATTAGAAATCATGGGTCCATTAAATATTTGAGTTAATCCACGTATTTCGATTCTGGTACTACTTCCATCAAAATACAACACAGAAAATTTACAATATCtccatgaaaaaaaaattcagataTGAAAAGGGCGTACTGTGAAGTTACAGTTATTACCGATAAGGAAACTTTTGGCCAGAATGTTGGAGATTTGGCGGTGCAATCATCATCACTTTGTTGATGTTCTATAggtagaattggtatatttgtATATGGTGATGGCATTCGGCTTCGAGTGTTTGTTGTTGTATTTGCTGAAAAAATCAAACTTCCGATACACATAAGATAAAAACCAAATGTatttctcaagaaaactcatctTTGGCCCGTTATATTGACTTGAAAATTGAACTTCTTCGAAGAGTTTTGCCATCAGAGCAGCGATAGATGCAGAGGTGACGCGGCTATAAGATATATTGAAAAATACATCGCGTGGAATTGATATTTTGTGAACACTTCCGATTCGAAAGGTGAAAATTGTTCAATAGGAAAGTAGAATTTGGTCTCATGTGAATAGCAAGAGAACTAATATATTTGAAGATGTTGTGGAGGTTTCAAACTTTTGAGTTGTTtgtaaagaaataaatttaatCTTCTAACCCTTTTAAAGTATAAAGTAAAATGAAATAATGTGCACGTTAACTAGAAACCTTTCGGTAATCGTTGTATTCCTTCAAAGAGTGTGACATTCTCTTTGATGAGATAAATGGGACGTAGGagggaaaattaaaaaaactgaGAGAAAAGATAAATTCAATTCCTACTTTGTGGTGGCACCACGTCACCTCAACATATATAAGAGTGGTGCTATAATATTTTGACGATAATTTAAAAGGATTTAAAGGTATGTTATATAAACAATTTTTACACAAATAGTAAACTACTTACAACATgacatttatttattataacgTAATTTTCACTTCACACATATTGTAGATTAGATAGGTTCTTGCTATTAGCTTTTAGGTAATCAAATATTACTTACAATTAaccataaattatatataaattattgtgGTAACTTGAGCTGAAAATTATCTTTTGGTCACAAATTCGAATATCAATAAtgacattatttttatataaactaGTATACGTATTGGCGCGTTGTgcgaatattttaaaatataaaattttttaaacttaaaaataaCTAATACGAATTATTATTGAGTAACAAAAGTGCATGTATGATCatatatagagcccgtttggattggctttaagttggtcaaaaccaacttaaagccccttttcagcttttggacgtgtttgcctaatgctaactttaagccagaaagttcttaaagtcagtcaaaaatgaaaagttaggattcctaactttttttttgttaagtgcttaaagtcattttctttgaccatgaaaattacttttatatcccttatattttaactaaattcccaaactaccctttttattcttttaacccaaaaattcacataattttcctcatttaagcacttttatccaaacactcaactgcttatttataaaaataactttcagcactttaaacttctaaaagcacttcatacataaaagttactttttttaagcccatccaaacgggctcataatgttttgatttaaaatatacaATTAATGCTAACAAAACTTTACCCTAATCTATGTGCAATGAGGATATGTTCTTCAAAGACACCAAAATATTATTCTAACAACTTCTCCTTCCTTTAGGAGATTGATCGCATATGTGACGTGTGTTGAATTGATATTTtcgataattaatttaattataaattcatAGATCAATCTAAAACCTAGTGTCTAAAATATTTTAGctaaaatctaaatataatttaCAAAGTATGTTGCAACCTCTTTAACACACTCCTCTCTCGTTCAATCCTGCAAAATAAGACAATTTTcatataatcaaatataatttcataaaataaaaatatacaaaaaaataaatttcagtgatcaatataaaaaaaaaaatattataatcaaaTTAATATGTATAACTTAGTAGTGGCAGTAATATTAGGATTTggacttaaaatatttaagctaattttatataaataattaatatattattttaaaaaattataaacaccACCAACATGCTATTATGAGTATAacgtaaaaatatatatggtcatttaaaatcaattctgatttaaaattttgaaagcaATAATATGAATTATTATCTTAGCCTTAAATACATGTAGAGAAATTTCAttctaaaaatgataagaataaagttgataaaaatgaaaatctgAAAATAGCACTTTGCAAGTCATCATCCCTTTTATGAAAATCTTCTCAGCATGTTAGgttgcttaaaaaaaaaaactacacgACAAATTAAGTTTGACTGTATGTGTTCTCACTAATTTAAAGTCTAACTTTTATCAACGTGAAACTCATCCATTTTATTCCATCTTCAAATGTGATCTCTAGTATAATAAGATAAACCATATAcatttatgaaattgttcaaATATCTTTTAGGTGTATCTACCATTCATCGTTAgctataatattatttattatttataaggGGTAAAAAGCTCTAATAATATGATTTTATATTATGacaatttaatttatatgattatTAATAACTATAATAGGGAATTCTTCTTATGCtaagtttgtatatatattaaaattttaaaatataatagggaatgattcttatttttttacaactcaaaatttaattttttttgtgatacCGATATGTGGCACTTTTGCATTTCTATTATATAGGTAGaagattaaaatataaaattgagtttttgatAGATTAGGATAGTCAGGTAAGTGGGTGGGGGATTTTAGAGATAATTTAggttagttaattttttttaaaaaaatttacctACGTATTTTTAACTATCCATTTATtaatgttttcttcttcttctttttttgttaattGTTTTTTCATGGCATTTTTTAAttcgatttttttttcattgctATTGTCACTTTCAATACCCAAAATTCAAGTACTTACATAAGATAAACATAATGCATGTTTTATGAACCAAAAAAATCTgcatatgataaaaataaaaataaaacaaataacaaattaaaTCTATTGCACTAATAATATGAGACCTTGTAAATATTGTGACTTTTGTTGAGATAGAAAATTTTATGAGTAAGAATTTAATCATCCATAATGagagaaaatgagaaaagtgGGAGTAGCGGTAATTTTCAAACATTCTTCTGTCAGTTTTTTGTTTTTGACACTGTCATTTAACAGAttttaacataattattttatcaaattaaattatgtctTTATtagagataattattttttaaactaatCAAATTGAAAATTCGAGAATTATTTTGATGATGAAATGTCACTATTTTACAAACTAcggatttataatattttaattttttttctttttataaaatgatGATTCGAAaacatttatgttgatgacttttttttttttttacaaaatacagatttcaaatatttaaaaaaatttcaaaattccaaatttaattttttttttattgataataCGTGATACTTTTGTTTTTCCTATTATATAGGtaaaagactaaaatatatatttgagttttaaaagattAGGGTAGTTGGGTAAGTGGGTGAGGGATTTTAGGGATGATTTAGGGtagttttgtttttcttctttccgatctatattttttttattaattaatgtttaaatttaaatttaaattatcgATTTTAAAACTATCCAATACACATCCACTTCTACACAACCTCTAAATCTATCcaattatctattattttttttcaaaaaaaaaacaacaacaactaatATCATTATCCGTTCAATTTTTCCTTCCATTTAACATTTTAACTATCTCTTTATTAaggttttcttctttttcttttttcgttaattgtttttttttatgacactttttaaatattttcggatcaaatagttaattttaaaatatagtaatttttttcttttgctttaAAATTCTCAAgtagataaaaattaaaacatagcGATAGGTTTTATGTTCCAAAAAAAACTTTAACGATGTTTAagtttaattgttttttttattttttattttgttgtgggattttaaaattattttctaatcaaatagttaattttaaaatttattaattttttcttttgttttaaaattctcatgtagataaaaattaaaacataacaATAGGTTTTATGTtccaaaaaaaaacttcaaatgTTCAAGAGCgaaaattttaagtataaaataaTGCCTTTTTAAATTTTGCTTTATCTAAATAATAGGtttcttttcttaaattttaaattcttaatAATGAATACGTACATCATTTAGtgttaacttaaaaatatttattctttaattaatatattcataattttttttatggaaCAATAAACTAACAAAATGACTATATTTCAAAGAATTATTATAATACTTGCTATTTGTTCAATTAATGTTCGACCTCTTAGCACTATTGGTCCTTCTTAATGAATGGCGAGGTAGATGATGTGGTGGAACTTTAAAAACCATTATCACTGATATATTCATTATTCTACTCTTCTTCTtatttgctttatttttttctttgtcgcttcataagaaaaaaaattattttgagtattatgAATGACAATAGAAGAAATATaataaagaattttaaaaagtaagaATGTCAATTTGTATGTCGTAAAATATGTAGAAACATCCCTCCCCTCTTtctgaaaataaatattttcaggATGATATTATTTAATGAATTGATGTTTAGGTTCGATATTCGTCAATTGACGACTCATATACTAATTCAAAAGATTTAAGAGTGATTATATTATTGAAAAATATCACACTCACCTTGATCTGAGTTACACTAGGACCATCAAGTGaggtcacaattttttttttgtaacatCTCATACTCTAAAATGCAACAAACTTCAAGATTTAGCATCTTCGCTCATCttctgtatatatttttttctaatctaATTTCCtgatatacaaaatatataaacaataagCAAATTAAGTAGATATTCGAATAATTTCGAGACAAAAATAGATAATATGATGCAACAAATAAACGCTACTTACTCTCCGCAAGAATATTGATGGCTTCTTCATGCTGCCATACCATTGCAATTTGCAACACACCGATAGCTTGATTAAAAAGGGGATGGATCAGATGAAAACACAGTCAAATTCATTTTGTAATACCACAAATATGAAATTGAgaataaatatatgatttccattcttttttcctttttggtaAAACATCTTCAttattctttgtttttttttattaaaaaaaaggtcTTCATTCATCTATAATCCTCCTTTTTGTAAATTGTAGTGTATAAGTTTTTTACAAAATGTTACAGAAATAAAGAATCAAAAACAGTAAAATCAAGATTTGAGAAAttgtggaaaaaaataaaaaatactatatgGCTGCAAACGTGGATGGAAGTTTTAATACTTTTGAAATGATAGTTTTTCTTTTCgtttttttaaagtttattgacagtttttttaaaaaattgtttacagtttttttaaaaaaattatttacagtTTTTTTcgtgatttttaatttaaaaggctcttaaaaatttatttatatgaaaattattatttttttaaaaaagaggcCAACGTGGGACAAAttcgatttttattttattgtgaaGTTTCAGTTTTTTTCTTTCATCTGCATTTGTTTTGCTATAAATAAGGAGGAGTTGTGAAAAGATAGTTAAAATGTAACTTCCCACAAAAAAAGGAATCACCCTATTGTTTAGAATTGTTTTAACattatcttttatttaattgtaaaaattactttaaaatcattttaaaaattaaatagtaattatttaaatctattatatgtaattaattttaattatttaaaattttattttttgtggttCTAAGATTTTCAcctctcctattatatatagatagaagatagatttatattttttgaaaaagatagATCTTAATCACTTACCTCAATTTTAGGAAGTCACCACAAAACTACAACTGCATACAAATTTAAAACTAAcctcaataattttaaaaaattaacggCAGCAATAATCGgagataaattaattaatttgataacCATATGAGACAAAAATTAACCTTCTAGTTgctattaaaaaaagaattaaaaaacgtgatttactcttgaaatttttgtttttgaatttattataattacAAATAATTGATTTTAATGCCTCTCCTATTATGAAATGTgtccttttttttcaaatttattaattaaaattttaatttattattatttaaaatatgaaattgtgAGAAAAATTGTGACGCTTTTGcttctcctattatatatatatatagagagatagATTGCTGACTACACTTTTCTCAAGTACCATACAAATTTTAGTacataaaattatttcattGGTAATATTGCTAATCACTGTTTGCAGGAAAGGCGTTGTGACGCACGGAATAATAATCTACTGAGCTTTGACTTGGTAATTCTTGGAGGAATTTTATCATCATCCATTGCTGCAGCAGGAGGACTTTGATCCCCAGATAAGTGGCCAGGCATATTCAACCCCTTTTCAATTTGTATGGCCTCTTCCAATGTTCCAACTATTTTTCCAAAGCAGATATATCTTCCACAGGCTCCATAGTCCATATCTTCATAGACGTAAATATGTGCTTCTGCCACTTTACTAACATCTTCACTTGCTAGAATTCCTTGTCGTAGCATGAAATCTCCACCTCCAATTTAACATTTCTTCGAGTTAGTAAACAAATGTGAAATTGGATTGTTACACCTAAGTGATGCAAGATAGAGTTGCAATTGCTATATATGCTCTTTTTCGATCCCCAATTAAGTTAAGTTATAGACTCATATTGATTGTGTGATTATGTAGTAAAAAAATACCTTTGAGGTACGGGAGAGAAGTTTCAAGTTGAGCGTTTGGGAAAGATGGTGCCATGAGAAGTCCAGGACATAAAGTAACAAGTTTCACCTTCATCTCCTTTGCTTTCCTCCAAGCAGCTTTTTCTGCCCTGGTCTTGGCCAATGCTAGCCAAAGCTGTTTTCCCGTGAAGAGATTTTaaataatagagaagattaaTAGCACAGGTGAATCAAGAATCTAGAGTACTCAGTGCGagtaaatgatatgtatacatTTTAATTCtattgtggtcaggcccttccccggatcccgcgcatagcgggagctttagtgcaccgggctgccctttttgcCCCTTTAGTATTTCCTTTGCCTTTCAGACGAAAATGAAGAATGAAGGTTAACAAGTATACCTTGTTTTCTCTGCAGAATGTCTCATCACTCCAAGAGCTTTCATCTATGAGGTTTGGCAGATCATTTTTCCAGATGCATGCTAGTAGAGAAGAGGTGAAAATGCATCTTTTAACATATGCTGCGCTGCCACAAGCTTCTATGACATTCTTTGCTGCTTCAGCTTCAACAAATGCCATTCGTTCCTGAATCATGTCGGCTTGTCAGCATATCTTGAGAGATTTACGCAGGTTGAATTTTGTATATTAGAGATTTTGAAAAACATTACTCAAAACAGAACTACACTAGGAGGAATTTAAAGAAATTTCTCttcatttttgatatatatttctCAGTAACGTGATGTGTATAAAGGAGGTTGAAGAAGAATTGCTGCTTTAATGATTCTGATGTTAACCAGGACTCAAGATTAAAGAAGATAACTACCTTAGAGTTGAGAAAAATCAAATCCTAAAGTTGTGGTCGTTGTGGACAA
The sequence above is a segment of the Solanum dulcamara chromosome 11, daSolDulc1.2, whole genome shotgun sequence genome. Coding sequences within it:
- the LOC129875065 gene encoding cinnamoyl-CoA reductase-like SNL6 isoform X1 produces the protein MEVAMSLEFLPPMQRNDHGMFFSSDFSCSLNARDRKIVCVTSGNSYFGSHLIKKLLACGYLVRVIIQNQANLEDMKELMREEMKQLESVVVARMDDLDSLCNAFRGCHVVFHTSSFIDPRGISGYTERMAFVEAEAAKNVIEACGSAAYVKRCIFTSSLLACIWKNDLPNLIDESSWSDETFCRENKLWLALAKTRAEKAAWRKAKEMKVKLVTLCPGLLMAPSFPNAQLETSLPYLKGGDFMLRQGILASEDVSKVAEAHIYVYEDMDYGACGRYICFGKIVGTLEEAIQIEKGLNMPGHLSGDQSPPAAAMDDDKIPPRITKSKLSRLLFRASQRLSCKQ
- the LOC129875065 gene encoding cinnamoyl-CoA reductase-like SNL6 isoform X2 encodes the protein MEVAMSLEFLPPMQRNDHGMFFSSDFSCSLNARDRKIVCVTSGNSYFGSHLIKKLLACGYLVRVIIQNQANLEDMKELMREEMKQLESVVVARMDDLDSLCNAFRGCHVVFHTSSFIDPRGISGYTERMAFVEAEAAKNVIEACGSAAYVKRCIFTSSLLACIWKNDLPNLIDESSWSDETFCRENKLWLALAKTRAEKAAWRKAKEMKVKLVTLCPGLLMAPSFPNAQLETSLPYLKDFMLRQGILASEDVSKVAEAHIYVYEDMDYGACGRYICFGKIVGTLEEAIQIEKGLNMPGHLSGDQSPPAAAMDDDKIPPRITKSKLSRLLFRASQRLSCKQ